In Montipora foliosa isolate CH-2021 chromosome 13, ASM3666993v2, whole genome shotgun sequence, one DNA window encodes the following:
- the LOC137984066 gene encoding uncharacterized protein, which translates to MDGVNRNNLISIPHAPQQLNHQQRQQPLKFVLLNVRSIRKKTLLLRDYIVEHDIDLLAITETWLTDDSSDEFYCRDICPEGYKIEQLPRNYGDGGGVALVYRRCFKVKKEVQTIHRSFELINIHITSACNHNLRLVVIYRAPPSLENGFTVRMFLEEFSSFLEGLVLTTSALLVAGDFNFHIDEPNDCDARRFLQVLESFDLIQHVSEVTHRNGHILDLIITRSHEKLVGRCTVDNPFVSDHRAVHSLLDLAKIPLERKRISYRKIRDIDFSEFCGQLEDTRLVRDAASFSLGELVYEYNTTLKSLLDSHAPLKTKTITLRPTALWYTEELRSEKKKRRALERRWRSSKRECDYSRFEEQCLRVNALIKKTKVDYYSGIIQESSNNPRTLFSTVNKLLHKGVPAEYPSGCASDGDLANKFIDFFGEKITVLRNSLDSTICI; encoded by the coding sequence ATGGATGGAGTGAACAGAAACAACCTTATTTCCATCCCCCATGCTCCTCAACAGTTGAATCACCAGCAACGCCAACAACCTCTGAAATTCGTCCTTCTGAATGTTCGCTCTATTCGCAAGAAAACTCTGTTATTGAGGGATTACATTGTAGAACATGATATCGATTTACTCGCCATTACCGAAACGTGGCTCACTGATGATTCTTCGGACGAATTCTACTGTCGTGATATCTGTCCTGAAGGGTATAAGATTGAGCAATTACCGAGGAATTATGGCGACGGTGGAGGGGTTGCTCTAGTTTACAGGAGATGTTTTAAGGTCAAGAAGGAAGTACAAACGATCCACAGGAGTTTTGaactcattaatattcatattacATCAGCTTGCAATCATAATCTTAGGCTTGTTGTCATTTACCGAGCTCCACCTAGTCTTGAGAATGGATTCACGGTTAGAATGTTTTTGGAGGAGTTTAGTTCTTTTCTGGAGGGACTTGTTCTAACTACTAGTGCCCTGTTAGTCGCTGGTGACTTTAATTTTCATATCGATGAGCCTAATGATTGTGACGCCCGACGATTCTTACAAGTTCTGGAATCGTTTGATTTGATCCAGCACGTCTCTGAAGTGACTCACAGAAATGGTCACATACTCGATTTGATTATAACGAGATCTCATGAGAAATTAGTTGGTCGCTGTACTGTGGATAATCCTTTTGTCTCGGATCATCGTGCTGTACACAGTTTGTTGGACCTTGCTAAAATACCACTCGAGCGTAAACGAATCTCGTATCGCAAAATCCGTGATATTGATTTTAGCGAGTTTTGTGGTCAGTTGGAGGACACCAGGCTAGTGAGAGATGCTGCTTCTTTCAGTTTGGGTGAACTTGTTTATGAGTATAACACTACATTAAAATCGTTGTTGGACAGCCACGCGCCTCTGAAGACTAAGACCATTACTCTTCGCCCAACCGCCCTATGGTACACTGAGGAATTACGATCTGAGAAGAAAAAACGCAGAGCTCTTGAGCGGCGTTGGCGTTCTTCAAAGCGAGAATGTGATTATTCTCGATTTGAGGAACAATGCCTCAGAGTGAATGCTTTGATCAAGAAAACTAAAGTGGACTATTACTCAGGCATTATACAGGAGAGTAGTAATAATCCCCGAACTCTTTTCAGTACGGTAAATAAGCTCCTCCACAAGGGTGTGCCCGCGGAATATCCTTCAGGGTGTGCGTCTGATGGTGATCTCGCCAACAAGTTCATTGACTTCTTCGGTGAGAAGATTACAGTTCTGCGAAACTCACTTGACTCCACAATCTGCATATAA